The Terriglobia bacterium sequence CCATCATGGGATTCAAGAGCGCGTTCATGTCCCATAAGAGCAAGGTCAGTCTTCTCGATCGGGTGCTGAGGATTCTGAACAAGAAACAAACACCTTTTTAGACGATCCCCATGAGTGAGGAAGTGCCGTAAAACAGAGACTTTGTCCGAAATGCCGAAAGGATGGTGGCAGGATGAGCAGGGAACGCCGGGAAACCATGCTTCGATTTCTGATGATCATCTCTCTCATAATATCGATCTTCGTCTTCAGTGCTTTCGCCTGGACACACTAGACCCCCGCCGCCAAGAAGCGCGTCCTCATGGTTTGGGGCGGGGCTATGCACGAACCCAGGCAGTGTGTGGATATTTTCGCCCCCTGGCTCATCGAACAGGGTTTTGACGTCGAGATTTCCCAGACGCTCGATTCCTATCTGGACGCCGAAAAGATGAAATCATTATCGCTCGTTGTCCAGTCCATCACCGCAGGCAAGATCACTGCGCAGCAGGAAAAAGGGCTTCTTGATGCGCTCAAGAACGGTGTGGGCATGGCCGGCTGGCACGGTGGCATGGCGGACTCCTTCCGGGGGGAGACGGAGTACGAGTTTATGGTCGGCGGCATCTGGGTGGCCCATCCGGGTGGCATCATCGATTACGAGGTCAGCATCACCAACCATGACGATCCCATCACCAGGGATCTGACCGATTTCAAGATGCATTCGGAGCAGTATTACCTGCTCGTCGATCCCAGTGTCGAGGTCCTGGCCACCACCGTGTTTTCAGGACAGGATGCCCCCTGGATCCAGGGCTCGGTCATGCCGGTCGTGTGGAAGAAGATGTACGGCAAGGGCCGGATTTTCTACTCATCGCTCGGCCACTCCGCAGCGGATTTCAACGTGCCGCAGGCGCGCGAGATCGTCAAGCGCGGCATGCTGTGGGCCGCGCGCGTTCCCGCTTCAGGCGACGATCCCAAAACGACCAATCCTTACCTGCCACTCCTCAAGAAATGAAGCGGCGGTTGTACATGGTGCACCGCAGCCGCGACGCA is a genomic window containing:
- a CDS encoding ThuA domain-containing protein; protein product: MVWGGAMHEPRQCVDIFAPWLIEQGFDVEISQTLDSYLDAEKMKSLSLVVQSITAGKITAQQEKGLLDALKNGVGMAGWHGGMADSFRGETEYEFMVGGIWVAHPGGIIDYEVSITNHDDPITRDLTDFKMHSEQYYLLVDPSVEVLATTVFSGQDAPWIQGSVMPVVWKKMYGKGRIFYSSLGHSAADFNVPQAREIVKRGMLWAARVPASGDDPKTTNPYLPLLKK